In a genomic window of Neisseria flavescens:
- the adk gene encoding adenylate kinase, whose product MKVLLLGAPGAGKGTQAQFITAAFGIPQISTGDMLRAAIKAGTPLGLEAKKIIDEGGLVRDDIIIGMVKERIAQDDCKNGFLFDGFPRTLAQAEAIVEAGVDLDAVVEIDVPDSVIVDRMSGRRVHLASGRTYHVTYNPPKVEGKDDVTGEDLIQRDDDKEETVKKRLAVYHEQTEVLVDFYSKLEGEHAPKYIKVDGTQAVEAVKAEVLKGLGK is encoded by the coding sequence ATTGTTGGGCGCACCAGGCGCCGGCAAAGGCACACAGGCTCAATTCATCACTGCTGCATTCGGCATTCCTCAAATCTCTACCGGCGATATGCTCCGCGCTGCCATCAAAGCAGGCACTCCGCTGGGTTTGGAAGCAAAAAAAATCATTGATGAAGGTGGTTTGGTACGCGATGACATCATCATCGGCATGGTTAAAGAGCGCATTGCCCAAGACGACTGCAAAAACGGTTTCCTGTTTGACGGTTTCCCACGCACATTGGCACAAGCCGAAGCCATAGTTGAAGCAGGTGTGGATTTGGATGCCGTGGTTGAAATCGACGTACCCGACAGCGTGATTGTCGACCGCATGAGCGGCCGCCGCGTGCATTTGGCTTCCGGCCGTACTTACCACGTTACCTACAATCCGCCCAAGGTCGAAGGCAAAGACGACGTAACCGGCGAAGATTTGATTCAGCGCGACGACGACAAAGAAGAAACCGTGAAAAAACGCCTTGCCGTTTACCACGAGCAAACCGAAGTGCTGGTCGATTTTTACAGCAAACTGGAAGGTGAACACGCGCCTAAATACATCAAAGTCGACGGTACCCAAGCAGTAGAAGCCGTGAAAGCAGAAGTATTGAAAGGTTTGGGCAAATAA